A DNA window from Deltaproteobacteria bacterium contains the following coding sequences:
- a CDS encoding flippase — MNITPPFIRRRIEHRPNLVKIVDNIGWLFFDKILRMGVGLFVGVWVARYLGPDQFGLLNFALAFTGLFGAIAALGLQGIVVRDIVRDPESAPVTLGTAAILQLVGGLVAYLLVLVIIAYLRPDDALSRSIVAILGSMLLLKASEIAVFWFESQVQSKYTVWVQNGAFLVFECRDEEGGKRQSAL; from the coding sequence TTGAATATCACTCCTCCTTTCATCCGCCGCCGCATCGAGCATCGACCCAATCTGGTCAAAATCGTCGACAACATCGGATGGTTGTTTTTCGACAAGATTCTGCGCATGGGCGTTGGACTCTTTGTCGGCGTTTGGGTAGCGCGCTATCTCGGCCCTGACCAATTCGGGCTGCTGAACTTTGCACTGGCGTTCACCGGTCTTTTCGGTGCCATCGCCGCACTCGGTCTGCAAGGCATCGTGGTCCGGGATATCGTGCGCGATCCCGAGAGTGCGCCCGTCACCCTTGGTACCGCGGCCATCTTGCAATTAGTCGGAGGTTTGGTCGCCTACCTGCTGGTCCTCGTCATCATCGCCTATCTGCGTCCAGACGACGCCCTGTCGCGGAGCATCGTGGCCATCCTCGGCTCGATGCTGCTGCTCAAGGCCAGCGAAATCGCAGTATTTTGGTTTGAATCGCAGGTGCAGTCGAAATATACTGTCTGGGTGCAGAATGGTGCGTTTCTGGTCTTTGAGTGCCGCGATGAGGAAGGTGGCAAGCGACAAAGCGCCTTA